The Triticum dicoccoides isolate Atlit2015 ecotype Zavitan chromosome 6A, WEW_v2.0, whole genome shotgun sequence genome has a window encoding:
- the LOC119318428 gene encoding clathrin interactor EPSIN 2-like: MKKVFDQTVRDLKRGVNKKVLKVPGTEQKILDATSNEPWGPHGSLLAEIAQATHNYHEYQMIMNIVWKRVSDTGKNWRHVYKGLIVLDYLVAHGTERVIDDIREHSYQISALADFQYIDSSGRDQGSNVRRKSQSLVSLVNDKERILEVRQKALATRDKYRSAFATSGPHRSPGGYDNDRDRYEGGRYDNRNGYGRERDGYRDDDRYSGAGDTPNRDGDRYSRDSNERNREDEYRGSNSNPEYAEGSGRRSYGDEEAYSSRGRGSNADAPTQDERPIERKASNQQIASPPNYEDVTGDTQDNHHDERNGGSVPAVAPKVSSPSVPRTSFPPAPGQVNGVHDKPVEVVAAQPPAPAAQPPAPVEPNGFDEFDPRGSVPDASPPVNTSPIMNSFEMDLFGSDPIGALALVSVPQPTDVPSVEPSASSGFETDSFMGMPPASNGFSEAIDASNPFGDPTPFKAVQEENHAASQTNATPAGSFQATGPGADVNPFQPASSTNFGFEDTLGGLSFASNAAPGQQDIFGSTTSLPSGVSHANPSQQAPPAYVPSQASQPITHAPQAVAPNTHAAPMFAQPQAYPAAMNPSSFSQAAAPSFAPPQPPQHAAPSFAPTQPPQHAAPSFAPPQPPQHAAPSFAPPQPPQHAAPNLPSGPSNFYMQPASQNGAPPSYVPPQSSHLPPQHASQQSFLPQTAAPAPQAPSISRGASQPFGAPNSVPSGASTPLQSSLSAPPETLISALQVSQTQPVKKFEPKSTVWSDTLTRGLVDFNISGAKTNPHADIGVDFDSINRKDKRQDKKISQAPVVSTITMGKAMGSGSGIGRAGASAVAPPSNPMGAGRGVGIGGAGYGGGMGMNRPMGMGMGMGMNQQPMGVGMGMNQQPMGMNQQPMGMGMGMNQQQMGMGMGMNQQQMGMGMGMGMNPGMMRPPQMGMAPGGMPGAGYNQMGAGYGGQQPYGGYR, from the exons ATGAAGAAAGTGTTCGACCAGACGGTCCGGGACCT GAAACGCGGGGTGAATAAAAAGGTCCTCAAGGTGCCTGGCACGGAACAGAAG ATTCTCGACGCCACAAGCAATGAGCCGTGGGGCCCCCATGGATCCCTCCTGGCGGAGATCGCCCAAGCAACACATAACTA TCATGAGTATCAGATGATAATGAATATCGTGTGGAAGAGGGTCAGCGATACTGGTAAAAATTGGCGGCATGTGTACAAG GGATTGATTGTCCTGGATTACCTGGTAGCACATGGAACCGAGCGAGTTATTGATGACATAAGGGAGCATTCTTATCAGATATCG GCACTAGCTGATTTCCAGTATATCGATTCTAGTGGGAGAGATCAAGGTAGCAATGTACGACGGAAATCCCAGAGCCTCGTTAGTTTAGTTAATGATAAGGAAAGGATACTGGAAGTTAGGCAGAAAGCACTTGCTACCAGGGACAA GTATCGGAGTGCATTTGCCACGAGTGGACCACACAGGAGTCCTGGTGGATATGACAATGACCGTGATCGCTACGAAGGAGGTAGATATGATAACAGGAATGGCTATGGGAGGGAACGAGATGGGTATAGAGATGATGACAGATACAGTGGCGCTGGAGATACCCCCAATAGGGATGGAGATCGTTATTCTAGGGATTCTAATGAACGCAACAGGGAAGATGAATACAGAGGAAGTAATAGCAACCCTGAGTATGCAGAAGGATCAGGCCGCAGGAGCTACGGGGATGAGGAGGCTTATTCATCCCG TGGTCGTGGCAGCAACGCTGATGCGCCTACTCAGGATGAGAG GCCTATTGAGCGGAAGGCTTCTAACCAGCAGATTGCTTCACCACCAAACTACGAAGATGTCACAGGAGATACCCAGGACAATCATCATGATGAAAG AAATGGAGGGAGTGTGCCTGCTGTTGCACCAAAGGTGTCTTCTCCATCTGTTCCTAGAACAAGCTTTCCCCCAGCCCCAGGGCAGGTGAATGGTGTTCATGATAAGCCTGTCGAGGTTGTAGCTGCACAACCACCTGCTCCTGCTGCACAACCACCTGCGCCTGTTGAACCGAATGGTTTTGATGAGTTTGATCCACGTGGATCAGTACCAG ATGCTTCACCTCCGGTGAATACCTCACCGATAATGAATAGCTTTGAGATGGATTTGTTTGGGTCAGATCCTATTGGCGCCCTGGCTTTGGTTTCTGTGCCTCAGCCGACTGACGTCCCAAGTGTCGAGCCATCAGCAAGTTCAGGTTTTGAAACGGATAGTTTTATGGGCATGCCACCTGCTTCTAATGGATTCAGTGAG GCAATTGATGCTTCAAATCCTTTTGGAGATCCTACTCCTTTCAAGGCAGTTCAAGAAGAGAATCATGCAGCTTCTCAGACAAATGCGACCCCTGCTGGTTCATTCCAGGCCACAGGACCTGGTGCAGATGTAAATCCTTTCCAGCCTGCTTCATCCACTAACTTTGGTTTTGAAGATACTCTCGGCGGTCTCAGTTTTGCATCCAATGCTGCACCTGGGCAACAGGATATTTTTGGAAGCACCACCTCCTTACCTTCGGGGGTTTCACATGCAAATCCGTCCCAACAGGCACCCCCAGCTTATGTTCCCTCCCAGGCATCTCAGCCTATTACTCATGCTCCTCAAGCAGTGGCACCCAATACTCATGCTGCTCCCATGTTTGCTCAGCCACAAGCATATCCTGCAGCCATGAACCCATCATCATTTTCTCAGGCTGCTGCGCCATCATTTGCTCCTCCACAGCCACCTCAACATGCTGCACCATCATTTGCTCCTACACAGCCACCTCAACATGCTGCACCATCATTTGCTCCTCCACAGCCACCTCAACATGCTGCACCATCATTTGCTCCTCCACAGCCACCTCAACATGCAGCTCCAAATCTACCATCAGGCCCATCAAACTTTTATATGCAACCGGCTTCACAGAATGGAGCACCACCATCCTATGTTCCTCCACAGTCTTCTCATCTCCCACCTCAACACGCATCTCAGCAAAGCTTCCTCCCACAAACTGCTGCACCAGCACCACAGGCACCATCAATATCTCGAGGGGCATCTCAGCCTTTTGGTGCCCCAAATTCAGTGCCATCTGGTGCCAGCACTCCTCTGCAGTCAAGTTTATCAGCTCCCCCAGAAACACTAATTTCAGCTTTGCAAGTTAGTCAGACCCAGCCAGTGAAGAAATTTGAGCCCAAATCTACAGTTTGGTCTGATACATTGACCCGGGGTCTCGTTGATTTCAACATTTCTGGTG CAAAAACCAATCCACACGCAGATATTGGAGTGGACTTCGATTCAATCAACCGCAAGGATAAAAGACAAGACAAGAAGATCTCTCAAGCACCTGTAGTATCTACGATCACCATGGGCAAGGCCATGGGCTCTGGCTCTGGCATTGGCCGAGCTGGTGCGAGTGCCGTTGCACCTCCTTCCAACCCAATGGGTGCGGGGCGGGGTGTCGGTATTGGTGGTGCTGGTTATGGTGGCGGAATGGGAATGAACCGGCCAATGGGgatgggaatgggaatgggaatgaacCAACAACCCATGGGAGTGGGGATGGGGATGAACCAGCAACCGATGGGGATGAACCAACAACCCATGGGAATGGGCATGGGGATGAACCAACAACAGATGGGAATGGGAATGGGGATGAACCAACAACAGATGggaatggggatggggatgggcatGAACCCGGGGATGATGCGGCCTCCTCAGATGGGGATGGCTCCCGGCGGCATGCCTGGCGCCGGCTACAACCAGATGGGTGCTGGATATGGCGGCCAGCAGCCATACGGCGGGTACAGGTGA
- the LOC119314775 gene encoding agmatine coumaroyltransferase-2-like: MKITVQSSKSIKPDYGGHRPVAPPFTTNVVPLSVFDKANLDTQVSVIYAFHPPAPPNGVLEAGLARALVEYREFAGRLARDADGSRRAILLNDAGARFVEATAGVALGSVMPLRPTRAALSLHPSGGDELMLVQATRFACGSLVVGLTVHHTVADGRGFCNFILAWGQATRGAPVDPAPVHDRTSFFPPRSPPKIEHEHRRAEFKPYDARKDDDAGGGGGEEEEVVVERVHFSAECIAKLKAQASSAGARHSTSTVQCVLAHLWRCVTRARGLDGGDATALLIGVDGRRRMRPPVPDGYTGNVVLWARPTATARELVDMPLRHAAELIGRAVARVDDTYYMSFIDFACSGAVEEERLVPTADAADMVLSPNVEVNSWVRLPFYDLDLGGGRPFLFMPSYVPVEGVAFLVASSAGSGSVDAYVSLFRRDMDAFRNCCTSGLSKL, encoded by the coding sequence ATGAAGATCACGGTGCAGTCATCCAAGTCCATCAAGCCTGACTATGGCGGCCACCGCCCGGTGGCTCCTCCGTTCACGACGAACGTCGTCCCGCTCTCAGTGTTCGACAAGGCCAACTTGGACACGCAGGTCTCCGTCATCTACGCCTTCCACCCGCCGGCCCCGCCCAACGGCGTCCTCGAGGCCGGGCTCGCCAGGGCCCTCGTCGAGTACCGCGAGTTCGCCGGGCGTCTCGCCCGGGACGCCGACGGCAGCCGCCGCGCCATCCTCCTCAACGACGCCGGCGCGCGGTTCGTCGAGGCGACGGCCGGCGTGGCGCTCGGCAGCGTCATGCCGCTGCGGCCCACTCGCGCGGCGCTGAGCCtgcacccgagcggcggcgacgagctgatGCTGGTCCAGGCCACGCGGTTCGCGTGCGGGTCGCTCGTCGTCGGCCTGACCGTGCACCACACCGTCGCCGACGGCCGCGGGTTCTGCAACTTCATCCTCGCGTGGGGCCAGGCCACGCGCGGCGCCCCCGTCGACCCCGCCCCGGTGCACGACCGGACGTCGTTCTTCCCGCCGCGCAGCCCGCCTAAGATCGAGCACGAGCACCGCCGCGCCGAGTTCAAGCCATACGACGCCCGCAAGGACGACgacgccggcggtggcggcggcgaggaggaggaggtggtggtagaGAGGGTGCACTTCAGCGCGGAGTGCATCGCGAAGCTGAAGGCGCAGGCGTCGTCGGCCGGGGCGCGGCACAGCACGAGCACGGTGCAGTGCGTGCTGGCGCATCTGTGGCGGTGCGTGACGCGGGCGCGCGGGCTCGACGGGGGCGACGCCACCGCCCTGCTCATCGGAGTGGACGGGCGAAGGCGGATGAGGCCGCCGGTGCCGGACGGGTACACCGGCAACGTGGTGCTCTGGGCGCGGCCGACGGCCACCGCGCGAGAGCTCGTGGACATGCCGCTGCGCCACGCGGCGGAGCTCATCGGCCGGGCGGTTGCGCGGGTCGACGACACCTACTACATGTCCTTCATCGACTTCGCCTGCTCCGGGGCCGTGGAGGAGGAGCGGCTGGTGCCGACGGCCGACGCGGCGGACATGGTGCTGAGCCCGAACGTCGAGGTGAACAGCTGGGTGCGGCTGCCGTTCTATGACCTGGAcctggggggtggccggcccttccTCTTCATGCCCAGCTACGTGCCGGTGGAGGGCGTGGCCTTCCTCGTGGCGTCTTCCGCCGGCAGCGGCAGCGTGGACGCCTACGTTTCCCTCTTCCGCCGCGACATGGATGCCTTCAGGAACTGCTGCACATCCGGCCTCTCAAAACTCTAG
- the LOC119316536 gene encoding protein SRG1-like: MSYGQQFKIREVPPIVQELVAGGVQEPPGQYVVPEQDRPAAAAVSEIPEPIPVVDLSRLSANSADELAKLQSALQNWDLFLAVGHGMEPGFLAEVTKAVREFFKLPLEEKQKYSNIVDGEKMSSDGYGNDMVVVENQVLDWNDRLSLLVEPESERAYALWPTQPPSFRDILCEYTVRCRPVANLMLQNLAKLLNLQEEYLTTMLGEKSLTQAIINYYPRCPKPDHVLGLKPHTDASMITVNFIDDDVSGLQLQKNDIWYNVPIVPNALVVNIGDVMEVVSNGLFKSLVHRVVTNAEKERLSLVMFYELDPEAEIEPVPELVDDKRPRRYGKMKSKDYLAKFFDTYATGKLAIDSMKI; the protein is encoded by the exons ATGTCATACGGCCAACAATTCAAGATACGCGAGGTGCCCCCGATCGTGCAGGAGCTGGTGGCCGGCGGCGTGCAGGAGCCGCCGGGCCAGTACGTGGTCCCCGAGCAAGACCGTCCGGCCGCGGCGGCGGTCTCGGAGATACCCGAGCCCATCCCCGTCGTCGACCTCAGCCGGCTGTCCGCCAACAGCGCCGACGAGCTCGCCAAGCTGCAGTCCGCCTTGCAGAACTGGGACCTCTTCCTG GCCGTTGGACATGGAATGGAGCCTGGTTTTCTTGCCGAGGTGACGAAGGCTGTGAGGGAGTTCTTCAAGCTCCCGCTAGAAGAGAAACAGAAGTACTCGAACATTGTCGACGGTGAGAAGATGAGCTCGGATGGGTACGGCAACGACATGGTCGTCGTGGAAAATCAGGTGCTTGACTGGAACGACCGGCTCAGCCTCCTGGTGGAACCCGAGTCGGAGAGAGCCTATGCACTGTGGCCAACGCAGCCACCTTCTTTCAG AGACATTCTATGCGAGTACACAGTCCGATGCAGACCGGTGGCAAACCTTATGCTGCAAAACCTAGCCAAGCTTCTCAATTTACAGGAGGAATACTTGACAACCATGCTCGGTGAGAAGTCCTTAACCCAAGCTATAATCAACTACTACCCTCGGTGCCCCAAGCCGGACCATGTCTTGGGCCTTAAGCCCCATACCGATGCTTCGATGATCACGGTCAACTTCATTGATGACGATGTTAGCGGGCTCCAGCTGCAGAAGAATGACATATGGTACAACGTGCCCATCGTCCCAAACGCATTGGTTGTGAACATAGGGGATGTAATGGAG GTAGTGAGCAACGGGTTGTTCAAAAGCCTAGTGCATAGGGTCGTGACCAATGCGGAGAAAGAGCGCTTGTCGTTGGTGATGTTCTACGAGTTGGACCCAGAGGCGGAGATTGAGCCGGTGCCAGAGCTGGTGGATGACAAGAGACCTAGACGGTACGGGAAGATGAAGAGCAAGGACTACCTAGCGAAATTCTTTGACACTTATGCAACAGGGAAACTAGCCATCGACTCCATGAAGATCTGA